The Deltaproteobacteria bacterium genome window below encodes:
- the ptsP gene encoding phosphoenolpyruvate--protein phosphotransferase, producing MSDSDKDGARPRRSSEGSRPIANAALEQRRELSGTAASPGVGIGHAYVIDRRHFHVPRRAIAGGEADGEVARFALGIGRTHAQLEAIKNRLPHGEHRAILEAQQLMVQDPDLRQRVEALIRDENISAEWAVDRVAGEIRETLERADDEYFAERSSDIGFLAERVLLHMSDQGDGELQPPPGSVVIAHDLSPADTAELARAQVVGIVTGVGGQTSHSAIMARSLEIPAVVGVEDILAHVQSGDTVVVDAIDGRILVRPTAAELESWQHVRARYDVFEERVQREHGLPAIAKDGTHIVLRANVALEAEIASSLFHGAEGVGLYRTEFIYMDREVPPTEDEHYRHAKQVLRRVAPHPAVFRTFDLGSDKPTDLVRYGEREHNPAMGLRSLRLALRERNMFITQVRGLLRAAVHGPLRIMLPLVSGVGELRAALAAIAEARSQLESERIAHAQSVPIGIMVEMPSAALVADVLARHVDFMSIGTNDLIQYTLAIDRTNDEVSYLYRPLHPAILRLIHKVSAAGKAAGINVSLCGEMAADPRYTWVLVGLGVRELSMHPSAIPVIKNIIRGSTLSDMEALAREVLEVEDAEDAEVRVLEIMERRFPEHLQHGGGQRFVNEGRPRRAAEAQEDGG from the coding sequence GTGAGCGACTCCGACAAGGACGGCGCGCGGCCGCGGCGTAGCTCCGAGGGCAGCCGGCCGATCGCCAACGCCGCGCTCGAGCAGCGCAGGGAGCTGTCGGGCACCGCAGCCAGCCCGGGGGTCGGCATCGGTCACGCGTACGTCATCGATCGTCGACACTTCCACGTGCCCCGCCGCGCGATCGCTGGCGGCGAGGCCGACGGCGAGGTCGCTCGTTTCGCGCTCGGCATCGGGCGTACCCACGCGCAGCTCGAGGCCATCAAGAATCGACTACCCCACGGCGAGCACCGGGCGATCCTCGAAGCGCAGCAGCTGATGGTGCAGGACCCCGACCTGCGCCAGCGCGTCGAGGCGCTGATCCGCGACGAGAACATCAGCGCCGAGTGGGCGGTCGACCGCGTCGCCGGCGAGATCCGCGAGACGCTCGAGCGTGCCGACGACGAGTACTTCGCGGAGCGCAGCAGCGACATCGGCTTCCTCGCCGAGCGCGTGCTGCTGCACATGAGCGATCAGGGGGACGGCGAGCTGCAGCCACCGCCGGGCAGCGTCGTCATCGCCCACGATCTCAGCCCGGCCGACACCGCGGAGCTGGCGCGCGCGCAGGTGGTGGGCATCGTCACCGGCGTCGGCGGGCAGACCTCGCACAGCGCGATCATGGCGCGCTCGCTCGAGATTCCCGCGGTGGTCGGCGTCGAGGACATCCTCGCGCACGTCCAGAGCGGCGACACCGTGGTGGTCGACGCGATCGACGGGCGCATCCTCGTGCGCCCGACCGCCGCGGAGCTCGAGAGCTGGCAGCACGTGCGCGCCCGCTACGACGTCTTCGAGGAGCGGGTGCAGCGGGAGCACGGGCTGCCGGCGATCGCCAAGGACGGCACGCATATCGTGTTGCGCGCCAACGTGGCGCTCGAGGCCGAGATCGCATCGTCGCTCTTCCACGGCGCCGAGGGCGTTGGGCTGTACCGCACCGAGTTCATCTACATGGACCGCGAGGTGCCGCCGACCGAGGACGAGCACTACCGCCACGCCAAGCAGGTGCTGCGCAGGGTCGCGCCCCATCCGGCGGTGTTCCGCACCTTCGACCTCGGCTCCGACAAGCCGACCGATCTCGTGCGCTACGGCGAACGCGAGCACAACCCCGCGATGGGCCTGCGCTCGCTGCGACTCGCGCTGCGCGAGCGCAACATGTTCATCACCCAGGTGCGTGGGCTCTTGCGGGCGGCGGTCCACGGTCCGCTGCGGATCATGCTGCCGCTGGTCAGCGGCGTCGGTGAGCTGCGGGCGGCACTGGCGGCCATCGCCGAGGCGCGCTCGCAGCTCGAGTCGGAGCGCATCGCCCACGCGCAGTCGGTGCCCATCGGCATCATGGTCGAGATGCCATCGGCGGCGCTCGTGGCCGACGTGCTCGCGCGCCACGTCGACTTCATGAGCATCGGCACCAACGATCTGATCCAGTACACCCTGGCGATCGACCGCACCAACGACGAGGTGTCGTATCTCTATCGTCCGCTGCACCCCGCGATCCTGCGGCTCATCCACAAGGTCAGCGCTGCCGGCAAGGCCGCCGGCATCAACGTCAGCCTGTGCGGCGAGATGGCTGCGGACCCGCGCTACACCTGGGTGCTGGTCGGGCTGGGCGTGCGCGAGCTGTCGATGCACCCCTCGGCGATTCCCGTGATCAAGAACATCATCCGCGGCTCGACGCTGTCCGACATGGAGGCGCTGGCGCGCGAGGTGCTCGAGGTCGAGGACGCCGAGGACGCCGAGGTGCGCGTGCTCGAGATCATGGAGCGGCGCTTCCCCGAGCACCTCCAGCACGGCGGCGGACAGCGGTTCGTCAACGAGGGGCGACCGCGTCGCGCCGCCGAAGCGCAGGAGGACGGCGGGTGA
- a CDS encoding alpha/beta hydrolase, with the protein MSGAVGARDRSRLLTVAGGQGLRLFVSDTGPADDPLPRLWLHELLLCGHEFGAVVELADERRRELVLDLPGAGESDRPPPADVRDYELSWLALVVASALDAMAVPRVELVGHGVGALVGMALAVLRPDAVVRLVAITPPFGELALAHERRLAALPGIGEVAFVRGYRAADLRRTLTSWRSGAATLDELAASVYWDRLGRDGGLAAARAMLLQLSRVPALAGAFAAVPTPTLLVGAQHDVALVPGDPTRWHEALPRAQRCELACGHAVPEQCPRELLAAIDAFAGSTAEAR; encoded by the coding sequence GTGAGCGGGGCCGTCGGCGCACGCGATCGCTCGCGGTTGCTGACGGTCGCGGGCGGGCAGGGGCTGCGGCTGTTCGTCTCGGACACCGGCCCCGCCGACGACCCGTTGCCGCGGCTGTGGCTGCACGAGCTGCTGCTGTGCGGGCACGAGTTCGGTGCCGTGGTCGAGCTCGCCGACGAGCGCCGCCGCGAGCTCGTGCTCGATCTGCCGGGTGCGGGCGAGAGCGATCGTCCGCCGCCGGCCGACGTCCGCGACTACGAGCTGTCGTGGCTGGCGCTGGTGGTCGCGTCGGCACTCGACGCGATGGCGGTGCCGCGGGTCGAGCTGGTCGGGCACGGTGTCGGTGCCCTGGTCGGCATGGCGCTGGCAGTGCTGCGCCCCGACGCGGTCGTGCGGCTGGTCGCGATCACGCCGCCGTTCGGCGAGCTCGCGCTGGCCCACGAGCGCCGACTCGCGGCGTTGCCCGGCATCGGCGAGGTCGCGTTCGTGCGCGGCTACCGAGCGGCGGATCTGCGCCGCACCCTCACGAGCTGGCGCAGTGGCGCTGCCACGCTCGACGAGCTGGCCGCGTCGGTCTACTGGGATCGGCTCGGTCGCGACGGCGGCCTCGCGGCCGCGCGGGCGATGCTGCTGCAGCTATCGCGCGTGCCGGCGCTCGCGGGGGCCTTTGCAGCTGTGCCGACGCCCACGCTGCTGGTCGGCGCGCAGCACGACGTCGCGCTCGTGCCAGGCGATCCGACGCGCTGGCACGAGGCGCTGCCGCGGGCCCAGCGGTGCGAGCTCGCCTGCGGCCACGCGGTGCCCGAGCAGTGCCCGCGCGAGCTGTTGGCGGCGATCGATGCCTTCGCCGGAAGCACGGCGGAGGCGCGGTGA